Part of the Candidatus Peregrinibacteria bacterium genome, GACTTTTTCTTTTCTAACATCCTCTCTATTTCCTCTCGCTCTTTGAAGCTGATTGGCTTGCGAACTTGTTTCATGTCTAGAAATAAAATATAAACTTATTTTATCTCTAGGGTGGTGCTTATAATTTTAGAATGTACGAATCTAGTTTTGTATTTTGTGTTTTGTATTTTTTGTGCGATGATTTTTTACGAATTTTTCTCACACAAAATGTACGGAATTACTTCACTCTATACCGGTGCTCGTTCTCCTCAGTGGAAACAATCTTCTGGGTTTCAGAGTGCACCGAGGAATTTTCTTATTCCCACAGTAATAGATAAAACTCCGCATGGAGAACGTGTTTATGATATTTATTCCAGACTTCTTGAGGAACGAATTATTTTCCTCGGATCTCAAATTAACGATGAGGTCGCAAATACCGTAATTGCCCAGCTTCTTTTTCTCGAAAAAATTGATCCCAAAAAAGATATTACGCTCTATGTAAATTCTCCTGGGGGAAGTGTTTCTTCTACTCTCGCCATGTACGACACGATGCACCACATTAAGCCTGATGTTTCAACGGTTTGCGTTGGTCTTGCTGCTTCAGGAGGCGCTGTTATTCTCATGGGAGGATCAAAAGGGAAGCGGTACGCACTCAAACATTCCGAGGTCATGATTCATCAGCCACTTGGAGGAGCAGAAGGACAAGCAACGGAAATTGCTATTGCTGCAGAACATATTTTAAAGACAAAAGATCTTTTGAATGAAATGATCGCGAGGCACACAGGACAACCGATTGAAA contains:
- a CDS encoding ATP-dependent Clp protease proteolytic subunit, with protein sequence MYGITSLYTGARSPQWKQSSGFQSAPRNFLIPTVIDKTPHGERVYDIYSRLLEERIIFLGSQINDEVANTVIAQLLFLEKIDPKKDITLYVNSPGGSVSSTLAMYDTMHHIKPDVSTVCVGLAASGGAVILMGGSKGKRYALKHSEVMIHQPLGGAEGQATEIAIAAEHILKTKDLLNEMIARHTGQPIEKVKVDTERDKFMTSEEALKYGLIDHVISAK